The Chamaesiphon minutus PCC 6605 DNA window GGTTTCCAGCGACCTTTACCTTCGTAATGCGGGCATTTTCCACGATCGAAGGTGTTGGCAAAGGACTAGATCCCGATTTTAACTTTATGGAAGCCGCCCAGCCCTTTGCATTTCAGATTATGAACACTAACGGTAATAGTAACCCCGATGCCAATACATTTCTCGCCGAGATCGGCAGACAAGCCGCTCAAGTAGGCACTTCCGCTCTGGGATTGCCCCGCCGCCTCGAAGATACGATCGATAAATTAGAGCGCGGCGATATTCGCGTGCGCGTCCGCTCTAGCGAAACCGATCGTTACTTACGCAGACTGGGTACCATGCAGCAAAACACAAATTATGCCATCTTGGTTGCGGCTTTTACATTGTCTGCTACGATTCTATTTGTCAACGCGCAAGCGATTCCGGCTGGCGTAGTCGGTACGATGGCGGCGATCGCTCTAGTAGCCTGGTTCCGACAAATGCGAAAATTGGATCGCCAAGATCGGATGTCATAAACCAGCAATTTCGTCCGCGAGGTACTACTCGAATAGATTGTAGCAATTACACGATCGCAGCGTCCCAATTTGGGTATTATGAGATCGATAAATAGCAAACACTCAATGAAGTTGTATCGATCGCCAGATTTGCGAACGCTGCGGCAGCCAGCTCACAAACCAACTCGCACGCTCTGACAAGTTGTCTGTTTGAAAATTTTGGATTGTTAATCGGTACAGGCATTAGATTATGAAATCGCTGTTCACAGGTCTTACAGATAAAGGGATGGTGCGTAGTGCCAACCAAGATGCATACCATATCGATCCTGATGGACGATTTTTTATAGTTGCAGATGGGATGGGCGGTCATGCTGGTGGTGAAGAAGCCAGTCGGATCGCCATCGAGGTCGCACACGCATATCTCGATAATAATTGGGAGACAGAACCCGATACCAAAAATTTGCTCGCCCAAGCTCTAATTGTCGCCAATGATGCGATCGTGGCCGACCAAGAATTGAATGCCCAGCGCGGCGATATGGGTACCACCTTGGTGATGATTCTCTTCCGCGACGATCTGGTGTGGTCGGCACATGTAGGCGATTCGCGGCTGTATCGGCTGCGCGGCGACAAGTTAGATGCTATTACCGAAGACGACACTTGGGTGGCTAGAGCGATGAAATTGGGGCAACTCAACGCCGAAGAAGCCAAAGTACATCCTCTGCGTCACGTTCTCTCCCACTGTCTGGGGCGGCGTGATTTGCGACAAATTAATATTCAAACTCAAGATATCACTACTGGCGATCGCATTTTACTCTGTAGCGACGGTCTGACCGAAGAAGTACCGCACGATGAAATTGCCATCCACCTCCAAGCCGAAACCGAAGAACTGGCAGCACAAGCTTTAGTAGATGCAGCCAAACAGCATGGTGGCAGCGATAATATTACTGTAATTATTGCCACGATTCAATAATTCGATCGAGTCAGCAATTTTCCAGCAGAATGCGGGTTGAAAACACCCGCTGGTAATTTTTCGATCGAAAAACAATGAGCTTTTGACGTTTACTAGGGATCTATTAAACCCAAAGATCGTCCGTTAGCAAATTATAGTTTCGACTTTCATAAAACTCAGTAAAGTCTCGATTGTCGGAAGCTGGAAATTCGGCGATAATTTGCTCTTTTAATGTTAGTAAAATTCGCTTGCCAATAGCTGCACTAAAGGAGCCGCGCAAAGCTTTTTCATACCACCCTTGAAGATTATTTTCAGTTATAATACTCTGAATTTTGGCTTTCCAACCGATTTGATTGAGTAATGATACGATTAATGCCTGCTCGCTGTCCCGACAAACAATTACAATCCGATCTGCTGTAACTGAGCCGACAATATTTTCAGCTAATTCAGGAGTTAAGGAAAGATGCTTAATTTGGATAGCCATCCCAAAATTAGCATACATATCCAATCCTCGATCGGCGGCATTTGTGACGCCAACTCGATAAATTTTAGCTGGTAAATTTAATAAATACTTATCTTGAGTAAGCCCAATCACCATTTCAGTGAAATCCGAGAACTCCTCTAGCAAACCCAGTTTACTTTCATTAATTGAGATCGTAATTGTAACCTCTAAAGCTTCAACTAAGACTGAAAATAATGAATAGACTACGATTTCATAAACTTTATCGATACTTCGCCGCAATCCTGGTTCGCTCCAGAATAAATCGATAAATTCTCGAACTTCAAAATCGGTAGTACTGTGAGTGTCGTAATAATTTAATGCCGACGATAGCTGCGTAAACCTTTCGGCAAATCGCCGATAAATATATGCCTCAATAATTCCACCTTTTAACCTATTCTCTTCACCTAAAATCACTAAAGTTTGAGGTGGCATGGCTTTAGTAAATAGGGCTTCCTGATACTCTGCTGAAGAGGAGCTGCTCCGCCCTACAAACCGATCGGTTATTAAATTTCGCCAAGCTTTGGACGTATTTCGGTAAGTATTTAGATCGCTCAAATCTAGATCTCGATGAACCCGATCTCGATAGAGTATTTCAGCTATTTGAATTGGCTTGTACAAATGCACTCGGCTAATTTTAATAATCCGATCCAGGGCAGCTTTTGCTTCTGCTAAAGTCATGCTTAAATAGCTTCCAAAAGGGTAAGTTGTTTGACTGTTTTTTTCAGTTGGCGTTGCTGAATTGCTTCAACCATTTTACCAGCAACAGCTTCAATTACTGGGACTGCAACGCTATTACCAGTCAATTTTCGCATGGCTTGATAACTAACCACAATTTGGAAAGTCTCTGGAAAACCTTGTAGCCTGAGCATTTCTCTAGAGGTTAACCGCCTTTTGCCATTTACCAACAGATAATTATAAGATGCGCCTGCTCTCAAGGCACATGAGTAGGGTAAAGCCGATATATTTCCGCCCTTGTTTTCATGCCAGATAGAAGGATTTGGCAATATTTTTTTGATTTTTTCTAAGCGATTAGCAACTATTTTATCAGTAGCAAAGTATGAGGGATCGACATTACACTCTTCCTCTAGCACCTTTGAGAGAGATTGATATGAAGCCAATGGTGTTGGAAAGCTAAATTCAAGATCTTCTTTAAAACCTACAATTATTATCCGTTCTCTTTTTTGTGGTAAGCCAAAATCTAGTGCATTTAAAACTGTGATGTAAATAAAGTATCCTAATGCTTCTAGCTTTTGTTTAATTACTAGTAAAGTACGACCGCGATCGTGAGATCTAAGTTGTTTGACGTTTTCTAACATAAAAGCATAAGGCTGCTTGCGCCTTAAAATCTCTTCGATATTAAAAAATAATGTTCCTCGCGTGTCGGCAAAACCTAGAGATTTACCAATAATACTAAACGGCTGACAGGGGAATCCAGCAAGTAAGATATCATGATTGGGGATATCATCAGGCGCGATTTTAGTAATGTCTCCATGTGGCTGCTCCCCATAGTTAGCTTCGTACATTTTTTGGGCATCAGCATCCCATTCTGAAGAAAAAATGCACTCACAGCCATGTGCCTCAAATCCAAGCCTAATTCCACCGATTCCGGCAAAGAGGTCGATTATTTTAATTGTCATACTTTACCTAATTTCGCGATCGAATTAACTAATCCTACCAAAAATATCCGGTTTTAACTTGCGTGCGCTGTGCGCTGGGATCGTGCTCTAGGATATATTCGCGCGTAATTGCACCCTGTTCGCGTAATTTGGCTACCTCACTTTCGGCGACTTCGGTATCTGTAGATAATAAGATCACTTGCTCGCTGGCGGCTGGAAAATAGCGTTCGATTAGATTAGTGCGGTGCGAGGAATCTAGTCTCCCTAATGGAGTATCGATCGCGATCGGTAATTGGCGTCCTGAAACTCTAGCTAACCCCCATAATAAAGCGATCGCGAGCAGTTGTTTTTCGCCTGCGGAGAGTCGATGTTTGGGTAATAATTTGCCATCGCGATCGTGAAGGGATAGGGTAAATGTGGTACTATCTATCGTCACGCGCCCGACGAGTTCAGATTTGTGCAGTAGATAGCGAAAACATTCGGTGACTTCGTTTTCGAGCTTGTTAATTTTTTTGAGAGTGAGTTTTTCTTTAAATACTTGTAATGTAGCTTTGACTTTAGCGATCGAATCGATAATATGACGATCGTTTTTGAGTTGAATATTTTTCTCGGTATAATTTGCTAATTCTTGTTTGGTTTTAGTGACGATTCGATCGAGTTCTGCATAGCGACGATCGCTACTAATTTTATCGGCTTTGAGTTGAACTACTAATTCGCGGGCGGTGGTTTCTTGAGCTTTGAGGCGGGTGTATTCTTCTGGCGATGCGGCTTCGGCAATTTGGCGATCGACAAAATCCAGTTCGATTTCGAGTTTTGTTAATTGAGTTTGTAGATTGCTAGCTTGATGAAGATCGCGATCGAGTTCGGAGGTGAGAATGCGATCTAACCGAGCCATTACTTCAAGATCTGCACCTAAATAAACCGAACTTTCTAATTCGACTTCTTTAACTAAGTTGTGGTTTTCATTGGCTAAAAAGGCGCGAACATCGGCGATCTGGTTATCTAAAAGTTGCTGTCGATCGAGAAATTCCAGCAACCTTCGATCGCGATCCACTAATACTTCTAGTGCGGCTTTGCCTTGTTGATGGCGTAATTCGATCGCGCTTCGATCGCGAACTTCAGTTAATAAGGGTGCGATTAATCCCAATGGTAAATTACCTGCCGCTAGCTCGGCTAAATCATGCCGCAGGCGATCGATTTGAGTTTGAATAGCTTTCGATTCGAGAGCTAATTCTGTGCCTTGTGCGGCAATTTTGCCCCCTTCCAGGACAAATTTATCAAATGCTTGTCGCTCTTGCTCGATCGCTACTACTAGTTTGGCATCGAGTCGCTCCAATTCTGACGTCAGCGTAGTTAATTCTAATTGCTGCTGCTCCAATCTCGATTCGATTTCGTCGATCGCTTCTAATTGTTTGCTAGTCGCAATATCCCGCCGCTTTCTAGTTACCAATACATCCAAATCTGTCGCTAGTCGTTCGGCTAATTCTAAACCCAGTAAAGACTGAATCGCATCGAATACGCCGACAGGTGGAGTTTCTTGCTCTGCTAATTCTTTGACTTGTTCGCCATCGAATAAAAATAGATTAGAAATTCCTAACGGCAACAGATTTTCGATATATTCCTCCCAAGTATTCAGGAGCATTTTATCAGCCCAATCATTGACCAGTATTCCTAAAGTATCCTTACCATCCTTGGGATTGCGTTCCCAATATCTGACGATCCGAATCTCGCGCAACTCGCCCTCTTCAGCCACTTCAAAGGCTAATTCGACCCGCGTTTTTTCGCTTAATGGTGTTTGACGACTGACGCATTGGTCGAGGAAATCACTATAACTCAAATTTCCCCGCGTCGAACACTGGGCGCGCGCACCGTACAGAGCCAACCGCAGGGCATCCATAATTGTCGTTTTGCCACCGCCATTCATCCCCCCAATCAAAATAATCGGACGGCTATCTGCGGACGAATCCGGTAATAAATTAATAGTGTTCTTACCTAGATAAGATCCAAAGTTTTCTAGAACCAGTTCGCGGAAGAGCATGAGATGGGGAGGGGGAGACAGGGGGACGGGGGAGGGGAGACGGGGAGAATAGAACCCATTTAAGATCTCTACGGTTGGTGTTCAAAGTACGTCATTCTATCGTTTTTTGGATCTGTAGGGGTGGGTTTATGCAATTTGATGCCGATGTTACTGTTCAATATCGGACAAAACCCACCCTCCACCACCAGGCTCTAAAAGATCCCAAATGAGTTCTATAGTAGATCGGCTAAATAAATGTCTTTCTCTAATAGACAAGCGTGACCGCTGTTGGGGAGGAGCTTGGTTTTGGACTTGGGTAATAGCTGCTCTAGGATTTGGACTTCTGGCACTGAGGGCAATAATCGATCGAGTTCGCCAGCAATGAGGGAGACGGGGATATCGACGATGTTGGGTAATACGGAATGGACGTTAAACTGTCGGAGTAAATCTAGTCGCCAAGCTGCCGACTGTGGCTGCACTGAGAGCATGGCATTGAGCAGGCACTGGCGGTCGGGCGCGGCGACGCGATCGGGGTCGATGAGGAAATTGACCAAAATCCTAGCAGAGAGGGGATAGAGGGCATCTGGGAGCAGTCTGGTTAAGGCACTGCCACTTGCCAACCAGGGCAACCGGACCAAGGAAGAAGCTGGATTGATCAGTATCAGTTCGCTGATTTTACTGGCAATTTGTCCGGCTGTTTGCATGGCGAAACACGCCCCAAACGACTCGCCACAGAAATACAACTCGCGGTCTTCGGTGAGTTCGGTTGCAATCAGATGTAAAGATCGATCGACCAATCCCGCCCAGTCGGTCAGATCGTTGCTAGCAATGGCCAAACAGCGAATATCAAACCTAGCGGCCAGAGTATCTAGTTGTTTGTATAGTAACTTGCCTGTGCCATCCATCCCCGGAAAAAACACAAATAATGGCAGATGTGGCTGGGCGGGTCGCGGCTGAAAGAAACTAATAGGATAAAGCTGCATGGTTTATGCTGAGAGCAGGTCAGCAACTTGTCTTGATAAGGTGGCGGTGAGATCCTTTACTACTTTACCAGCTTGGCGACCGTGGTACTGTTGCTGGTAAGGCGCGATCGAGAACGGTTTGCCGATCCTAATCTCTGCTTGTTGGTACACTACGGCTGGATGCCAGCCATCTTTGCCAAATAGCGGCTCGGTGGGATCTAATTGATGCAGGATGCTCAATGGTATGGCTGGCCATTGCATCTCTGCTTGGGATAAGATGCCAACGGGTAAGATCTGGAGATCGGGGACAGTTGCTTGCAATGCCAGATGTGCGAACCCTCGATAGAAAGGACAGATGCCAGTAGGCTGCGGGGTGGCTAACATCGGAGCCGCACCTTCAGGGAAAATCCCGATCGTTTTACCTCGATCGAGTAGTTCGGTAGAATGGTGCAATAGTTCCGGATACCAGTCTTGATTTGTCAGCGGAAAACCGCCACAGCTTTGTAAAACTTCCCGCAAGACTGGGACATTGCCCATATAGCGATGACAGACAAAGTTGATCGGCGTATTGAGAAAACTGGTGAGAATAAAGGGATCTAGGAAACTGCGGTGATTGGAGACAATCAATAATGGGCCAGATTGGGGCAGACGTTCGCGGTTGTAAACCTTTACATCCATCCCTAATAAGCCAATGACATCTCTAGCCATGGTGGTTACATAACCGTCGAATGGGGCGATCGACTCCAGTAAATTCATGAAGTTACCTGAAAGGATTTGGCTGGTATAGTTGAGTTGAGACACAGTTGAGGGACTTACTTAGTAGCCACACTCCAACTCTGCACTCAATCGAGTAAACTTAATAATTTCTTTATACTCTCAAGTTTAACTCGATTTTTTCGATCGGGGAAGCTGGAATCTCACCACCGATGGCAAAAGTTGCCCAATGGCAAGATCTAGCGTAACAATAAATAGATGAGTGGTAAATGTTCCAATTGGTATATATCCCGAGGATTTTAGTCGGGTTGCGCTTGACGATCGCCCCCTTCCTGCTACTAGATGCGATCGATCGACATGTCGGCATCTGGTTTATGGTTGCCGACATTATTGCCGTATTATCGGACATTCAGGCTATGCCAACGGGCTAATAGCGAAAGTTCACTGAAGTGAGCTAAGAGATTTTTATGCTGGTGGATGAAACCACCCTGCTACAAGTTATCTGTAGGGGTGCCCCTTGTAAGTACCCTCGGGTCGCCGCAGTAATAGTATCTATGCACTGGTGTAAGATGTGAGATAATGCCTATCCCGATCGCTGTAATCTGCGATACACTTTAGGCATATAGCAATCCGATTCGATTTCCTCACAGTAGTGTTAATCTGTAGGGTTGATGCCTTTATGCCCGCCTTCCGGGTACGAAGCTTTTCAGTTAGGATCGCTATAGCAGAGCGATTCTGTGACAATCGAAAAAAGTATTGGCATCCGATGATCAAAAGCCACAATCGGCAGCAGCGAACTAATTCGGCTCGAAAAGCTTTTAAAAAAGAAATTAGGGACTCGATCCGAGGAGCCTCCAGTGGTTTCTTGTTTGGGATTCCACTGTTATACACGATGGAAGTTTGGTGGATTGGTTCTTATGCCGAACCTTTACAAATGCTGATTGCATTGGTTACTAATTTTGTCGTTGTCTTTTTGCTGATTCGGACAGAAGGGTTTCGCGGCACTGTCGATACTAAAATGCGCAATGCCTTGATGGATAGTATTGAAACTTTGGCAATTGGATTTGTCTGTACAGCCTTAACTTTGGTGCTATTACGAGAGATTAATCTAGCGACATCAATCAATGAAGCAGTTGGTAAAATTATTTTTGAAAGCGTTCCGTTTTCACTCGGCGTAGCTGTAGCAAATTCATTTTTAAGTGGCGATCGCAGCCAAAGCAGTAACGAACCAAAATCCTCATCTCCACAGTCTAAAAGCCCAGAAATTAACGCCACCTTTGCCGATGTGGGTGCAACTTCGATCGGTGCTTTGTTTATTGCATTTACGATCGCACCAACGGAAGAGGTACCGATGTTGGCGTCAGCAATGACCCCTCCTTGGTTAATAGCCATAATCGCGGCTTCTTTACTAATTTCTTACGGGATTGTATTTGTGGCTGGTTTAACCAATCAAGATAAGCGTTACCAACAAGAAGGTCTATTTCATCGACCGATTACGGAGACTTTAATAGCTTATCTTGTTTCATTAATGTCCGGGTTATTAATGCTGTGGTTTTTCCATCAACTCAGTCTTGAAGATCCGTGGACAGTCTGGTTGAGCCATGCGATCGTGTTGGGATTGCCAGCTACAATTGGTGGTGCAGCGGGACGGATAGTGGTATGAGTCAACCCGAACAAAAACAACAGCGATCTGTGGCTGAGTGGGTAACTTTTAGCATTGCATCGAGCATTGTAGCTGGAATTGTGGGACTGGTACTTTATAGTTGGGCAAAAGTCGGAAACGAACCCCCAGTTTTAGCGATCGAACAAAGCGGTAAGATCCGTCAAGCTGCGGGCAGTTTTTATGTACCTTTTACCCTCACCAATAAGGGGGGAGAAACTGCTGATGCAGTGCGCGTAACTGCCGAATTGCAAATTGGTGGAGAAGTCAAAGAAATGGGCGAACAGCAATTTGATTTCCTCGCTGGCGGAGAAGCTGAGGAAGGGGCATTTTTGTTTAGCCGCAATCCCCAAAACGGTAAATTAATCTTGCGCATTACGGGTTATCGCAAACCTTAGCCACAGTAAAATAAATTCATCGCCATAATTTAGATGAATAAGATGAAGAGAAAGCCGATTTATTGCCCGTTCCTGAATTGGCGGCGTCGTTTCAATTGACTGTCGATCGACTCTTTAGCTGATTAGAGGATTAGGGCGATCGAAATTATTCCGGCACAATGCGGCGGAATGTTAGACTGATTCGGCCATCCATGACATTAGCTCTTTTGATCGCATGACTCCAAAATTCTTGGGTTTTTTGACTCATATACATCAACGAACCATGGGGTAATAAATATTGCAATCGTTGTGAATAATCCGCTTTCGATCGAAATGAAAGTTTCCGTTCGGTACCCAAGGAGATGATGATAATCTGGGTGCCATCTTCGAGATTGTCGATTTCATCGGAGTGAAAACCCATTTTATCACGACCATCTTGATAATAATTAATCAGACAACTATTCGGCTCGAATCCCAATGTTTGTTGTAATCGATCGCAAATCGGCGTGAGAATTGGATGCATCGGCGTGACATCGTAAGTCAATCCCGAATAATTGTAAGGTAGCCCAAAACACGCAGTTTTGCGCGCGCTAATCCGCTCGTCCCACTCGATGCGATCGCGTAATTTGATATATAGTTCGGTAGCGGCTTGAGGCGAGAAATAGTCTGGGCAAATAGTAACTTCTGGTTCTATCATCGATCGTCGATATCTTAACTCCCTCCCCTTTATTTTATTAAGGAGCAGGGTGATTTCATACAAGAAAAGAAGAATGTCCACACCCTAGTGCTTCGTCTTCAACCGCCCTGAAATAAATTTCGGGCTAATAGCAAAAGTTCACTGAAGTGAACTAATAGATTTTTCTTTTGGTATATGAAACCTCCCTACCCTTTTATTTTATCAAGGAGGGCTGAGGAATAAATCCCCTCCTGGGAGGGGTGCCCATAGGGCGGGGTGGGTAGATCTCCGCAGTAACTCTGCCACAACTTGCTTTGGTGCGTTACGCTGTCTTGTCTTGCTAAACCGTCGGGGAACCCGACGTTGGCGAAGCCTCTCGGAACGAGAAACGCAAGCCGCTGACGCGATAACACACCCTACGAGCTACGAGCGGTCGATTATTCACCGTAGACTATTGTAATGGAGTTAAATCTAAATATTCACCGATCGAATCTGCCAATTTGTCGAAAATCTCCTCGCGTTGACTGGTATAGTCTGGGACATCGGTAGTAATCGGCGACAAATTACGACGCGATCGAATTTGGTTCAACCAGTTTCTCCGCCAGCTTCCATTATCAAAAATACCATGTAAATAAGTGCCCCAAAGCGTTTGGGGACGATCGACGATTCCGAGTGTCTCGTCTCCAAATAACTGCTCGTATTCGCCGCTATTAGCTCCTGCTGGGTGCCAGTGGGTAGTGCCTTGATGGATTTCGTATCCAGCGATCGACACGCCTAGAACGGGATAATTGGTGGTAGTGGTGCGTTGGCGGGTGGTTTTGGTATCGGTGATGGTGGTTTGGAGTGGGAAGAGATTCAAGCCGGGATATTCGCCAGGGATGCCTTCGATTCCGGTAAGATCGGCGATGGTAGTACCGAGCATTTGAAAACCGCCACAAATCCCCATAACGGTACCGCCACTGGCGAGGTAATTGGGGAGCGTTGCGGCGATGCCCGTTTGCTGGAGCCATTGCAGATCGGAGATCGTGGTTTTAGAGCCAGGTAAAATAATCGCATCGCAGTTATTTACTTCATCTTTGTTCGTAATATATTTAAGATTTACCGTCGGTTCGGCATCGAGCGGATCGAAATCGGTAAAGTTAGAAATGCGCGGAAATCTAACTACGCCAATAGTCAAATCTGCATTCGGTTTTCGCGATCGCCTCTCCAACAAATCTAACGAATCTTCGGCTGGAAATACTTGGTCTAACATCGGAATCACACCGATAACGGGAATCCCCGTCCGGTCTTCTAGCCAAGTTATTCCCGATTCTAAAAGCGATCTCTGACCGCGAAATTTATTAATAACAAATCCTTTAATTAAAGCGCGTTCTTCCGGTTCTAATAACTCTAAAGTACCGACAATATGTGCAAACACGCCACCTCGATCGATATCAGCAACCAAGACAGTATTGGCTTGTAAATAGCTCGCCACCCGCATATTAGTTAAGTCGCGATGTTTGAGATTGATTTCTGCTGGACTGCCCGCACCTTCACAGACAATATAATCGAATTCTGTGGCTAATTTATCCAAACAACTGGTTATCGCCGCCCAACCGCGATCGAAATAATCGCGATAATAATCCGCTGCCTGTACTCTCCCCACAGCGGCACCCATTAAAATCACTTGAGACGTCATATCGCCCTGGGGTTTGAGCAAGATCGGATTCATCTCGACTCGCGGCTC harbors:
- the dndD gene encoding DNA sulfur modification protein DndD — encoded protein: MLFRELVLENFGSYLGKNTINLLPDSSADSRPIILIGGMNGGGKTTIMDALRLALYGARAQCSTRGNLSYSDFLDQCVSRQTPLSEKTRVELAFEVAEEGELREIRIVRYWERNPKDGKDTLGILVNDWADKMLLNTWEEYIENLLPLGISNLFLFDGEQVKELAEQETPPVGVFDAIQSLLGLELAERLATDLDVLVTRKRRDIATSKQLEAIDEIESRLEQQQLELTTLTSELERLDAKLVVAIEQERQAFDKFVLEGGKIAAQGTELALESKAIQTQIDRLRHDLAELAAGNLPLGLIAPLLTEVRDRSAIELRHQQGKAALEVLVDRDRRLLEFLDRQQLLDNQIADVRAFLANENHNLVKEVELESSVYLGADLEVMARLDRILTSELDRDLHQASNLQTQLTKLEIELDFVDRQIAEAASPEEYTRLKAQETTARELVVQLKADKISSDRRYAELDRIVTKTKQELANYTEKNIQLKNDRHIIDSIAKVKATLQVFKEKLTLKKINKLENEVTECFRYLLHKSELVGRVTIDSTTFTLSLHDRDGKLLPKHRLSAGEKQLLAIALLWGLARVSGRQLPIAIDTPLGRLDSSHRTNLIERYFPAASEQVILLSTDTEVAESEVAKLREQGAITREYILEHDPSAQRTQVKTGYFW
- a CDS encoding PP2C family protein-serine/threonine phosphatase, which produces MKSLFTGLTDKGMVRSANQDAYHIDPDGRFFIVADGMGGHAGGEEASRIAIEVAHAYLDNNWETEPDTKNLLAQALIVANDAIVADQELNAQRGDMGTTLVMILFRDDLVWSAHVGDSRLYRLRGDKLDAITEDDTWVARAMKLGQLNAEEAKVHPLRHVLSHCLGRRDLRQINIQTQDITTGDRILLCSDGLTEEVPHDEIAIHLQAETEELAAQALVDAAKQHGGSDNITVIIATIQ
- the dcm gene encoding DNA (cytosine-5-)-methyltransferase; this encodes MTIKIIDLFAGIGGIRLGFEAHGCECIFSSEWDADAQKMYEANYGEQPHGDITKIAPDDIPNHDILLAGFPCQPFSIIGKSLGFADTRGTLFFNIEEILRRKQPYAFMLENVKQLRSHDRGRTLLVIKQKLEALGYFIYITVLNALDFGLPQKRERIIIVGFKEDLEFSFPTPLASYQSLSKVLEEECNVDPSYFATDKIVANRLEKIKKILPNPSIWHENKGGNISALPYSCALRAGASYNYLLVNGKRRLTSREMLRLQGFPETFQIVVSYQAMRKLTGNSVAVPVIEAVAGKMVEAIQQRQLKKTVKQLTLLEAI
- a CDS encoding lysophospholipid acyltransferase family protein, with protein sequence MSQLNYTSQILSGNFMNLLESIAPFDGYVTTMARDVIGLLGMDVKVYNRERLPQSGPLLIVSNHRSFLDPFILTSFLNTPINFVCHRYMGNVPVLREVLQSCGGFPLTNQDWYPELLHHSTELLDRGKTIGIFPEGAAPMLATPQPTGICPFYRGFAHLALQATVPDLQILPVGILSQAEMQWPAIPLSILHQLDPTEPLFGKDGWHPAVVYQQAEIRIGKPFSIAPYQQQYHGRQAGKVVKDLTATLSRQVADLLSA
- a CDS encoding TIGR02587 family membrane protein, with the protein product MIKSHNRQQRTNSARKAFKKEIRDSIRGASSGFLFGIPLLYTMEVWWIGSYAEPLQMLIALVTNFVVVFLLIRTEGFRGTVDTKMRNALMDSIETLAIGFVCTALTLVLLREINLATSINEAVGKIIFESVPFSLGVAVANSFLSGDRSQSSNEPKSSSPQSKSPEINATFADVGATSIGALFIAFTIAPTEEVPMLASAMTPPWLIAIIAASLLISYGIVFVAGLTNQDKRYQQEGLFHRPITETLIAYLVSLMSGLLMLWFFHQLSLEDPWTVWLSHAIVLGLPATIGGAAGRIVV
- a CDS encoding HaeII family restriction endonuclease, with translation MTLAEAKAALDRIIKISRVHLYKPIQIAEILYRDRVHRDLDLSDLNTYRNTSKAWRNLITDRFVGRSSSSSAEYQEALFTKAMPPQTLVILGEENRLKGGIIEAYIYRRFAERFTQLSSALNYYDTHSTTDFEVREFIDLFWSEPGLRRSIDKVYEIVVYSLFSVLVEALEVTITISINESKLGLLEEFSDFTEMVIGLTQDKYLLNLPAKIYRVGVTNAADRGLDMYANFGMAIQIKHLSLTPELAENIVGSVTADRIVIVCRDSEQALIVSLLNQIGWKAKIQSIITENNLQGWYEKALRGSFSAAIGKRILLTLKEQIIAEFPASDNRDFTEFYESRNYNLLTDDLWV
- a CDS encoding alpha-ketoglutarate-dependent dioxygenase AlkB family protein; the encoded protein is MIEPEVTICPDYFSPQAATELYIKLRDRIEWDERISARKTACFGLPYNYSGLTYDVTPMHPILTPICDRLQQTLGFEPNSCLINYYQDGRDKMGFHSDEIDNLEDGTQIIIISLGTERKLSFRSKADYSQRLQYLLPHGSLMYMSQKTQEFWSHAIKRANVMDGRISLTFRRIVPE
- a CDS encoding alpha/beta fold hydrolase — protein: MQLYPISFFQPRPAQPHLPLFVFFPGMDGTGKLLYKQLDTLAARFDIRCLAIASNDLTDWAGLVDRSLHLIATELTEDRELYFCGESFGACFAMQTAGQIASKISELILINPASSLVRLPWLASGSALTRLLPDALYPLSARILVNFLIDPDRVAAPDRQCLLNAMLSVQPQSAAWRLDLLRQFNVHSVLPNIVDIPVSLIAGELDRLLPSVPEVQILEQLLPKSKTKLLPNSGHACLLEKDIYLADLL
- a CDS encoding TIGR02588 family protein, with amino-acid sequence MSQPEQKQQRSVAEWVTFSIASSIVAGIVGLVLYSWAKVGNEPPVLAIEQSGKIRQAAGSFYVPFTLTNKGGETADAVRVTAELQIGGEVKEMGEQQFDFLAGGEAEEGAFLFSRNPQNGKLILRITGYRKP
- the cobQ gene encoding cobyric acid synthase CobQ translates to MTKSIMVVGTTSHAGKSLITAAICRLLVRQNWKVTPFKGQNMALNAYITADGKEMGHAQAVQAWAAKIEPRVEMNPILLKPQGDMTSQVILMGAAVGRVQAADYYRDYFDRGWAAITSCLDKLATEFDYIVCEGAGSPAEINLKHRDLTNMRVASYLQANTVLVADIDRGGVFAHIVGTLELLEPEERALIKGFVINKFRGQRSLLESGITWLEDRTGIPVIGVIPMLDQVFPAEDSLDLLERRSRKPNADLTIGVVRFPRISNFTDFDPLDAEPTVNLKYITNKDEVNNCDAIILPGSKTTISDLQWLQQTGIAATLPNYLASGGTVMGICGGFQMLGTTIADLTGIEGIPGEYPGLNLFPLQTTITDTKTTRQRTTTTNYPVLGVSIAGYEIHQGTTHWHPAGANSGEYEQLFGDETLGIVDRPQTLWGTYLHGIFDNGSWRRNWLNQIRSRRNLSPITTDVPDYTSQREEIFDKLADSIGEYLDLTPLQ